The DNA window CGTCGTATCCCTTTTCCTCTACCAGTTTGATAAAAGCATCATATATAAATTTCTTTGTCCGAATAATCCGTAGATCCGATTTTTTCAACATCTTATACCTCCGTGTTCGTTATTGTCATAAGAAACAACAGATTTCCTCCTTTTGTTTCTTATCTTACATATATGTCTTAAATGTAAATTGAATTGTCTTGAAAAAACGAGTCTTAGAAACTCCATAATTTATTAATCCATTACTTTTATGTAAATGATATGGTGAACTAGAGTAGCAAACCTGTGATTTCCCCTAATAGTAATGTTAGATTACAGCGTATTCTCATTTCACATTTTTGAATGCGTAATAACAAAAAAATGCTCCAAAAGGTGTACCTTGTGAAGTTCAAGGGATTCTTGCAAATACTACTGTGAGATTGGAGTTTTTTATGCACTATAAAAAAGAATTTGTAATTAAAGTATTGAGATATATTTTACTTTACACTAACATAAACATATTGTACAGTTAACTTAACTTAACTATATATCAAAACGAAAAAACGGCGTACAATGCAATAACAAAAAGAGTGGAGGAAGAATCATATGACTAGTTCTTATAAAGAAGTAATTACCGAAATGAACCGAGCCTACAATGAATTAAACATTTTATTATCTCAGGAGTTAAAGTCTGAGTTCGGTCTAACAGGACAGCAAGAGAACATGATATTCTATATTCATTTAAATAAAAATACTACAGCTAACAACATTGCGACCACTTTTAATATATCCAAAAGTGCTGTCAGCCAAGTTTTATCTAAATTGGAAAAACATAATATGATTTCGAAACACGTAAATCCTAACAATAAACGTGAGTATTTCCTTACACTTGGTCCTAATGGTAGCAAGTATATAGAACGATTGTCTCAGCTAGATGATTTACTTATTGAGAAATACTTCTCTAAAATTGATATCGAAGCCTTGCAGCAAATGACCGATACCTTAATTAAAATAAATCAAATTATACTGGAAGAAAAAAAGAAGACCCTTGAGCCCAAATAGTAATAAAATCTCTATGGAACGATTTTTATTAGAAAAGTTGCATATGTTCACTGAGTTTTAATTAACTTTTTTGAAACATAACTTAGTTAGTTGAAAGGGGGAGATGCACGTTATGAGTTATATACCAAGTATGATTACGATAGCAAATTTTATCTGTGGACTTCTGGCTATTTACTCAGTTCTAGTTCACGATATTTATTTAGGAGTAACTTTTATTTTTACAGGTATGTTTTTTGATCTTTTTGATGGCATGATTGCTCGAAAACTTGATTCTGTTTCGGAGATAGGAAGAGAATTAGACTTATTTGCGGATTTAGTTACCTTTGGTGTAGCTCCGTCTATACTTGCATATAGTGTCGCTTTAAATGGTCTGCAGTTTATAGGGATACTATGTGCACTGGCTTACAGTATTTGTGGAATGCTTCGTCTTGCTAGATTTAACATTCAACAAAGTAAGCTCCCGACGTTTATCGGGATTCCAATTCCATTTGCGGCAATGTGTCTTGTCATTTTATGCTTTTTGAATAATCCAATTCTTCTGGCCCTTGGCACATGCGTACTGTCTTATTTAATGGTGAGCAAAATAAAATTTCCACATTTAAAAAAACATATGTCAGAAGAAATGAAGTCTGAAAGATGGAATTAGTACCGCAGGTTATTGCGGACTATGGTTACCTCGCTATTTTTTTGATGCTTGTTCTTGGAATTACAGGAGTACCAATCTCTGATGAAGTCATGATGACAATCGTAGGTTACTTTACGAATATTAATGTCCTGAATTATGAGCTTGCTATTTTAGTAAGTTTTGTAGGAGCGTTGTGGGTATACTGATCAGTTACATGAACGGTAAAAAGGCAGGGCGTCTTTTTATTGATAAATATGGAGAATGGATTAGTTTGAAGGAAAAGAGAATGAATAAAGTTACATAAAGGATAAATATGGATCCTGCCCTCTTATTTTTGGGTATTTCATTCCGGTTGTCAGACATATAACCTGTTGCCTTTCGGAGATTAACAAAATGAAGTTGAAAACTTATATTTTGTTTCGCTACTATCGGCGCATTTTATGGTGTTTCATTTTATTACTATCAATAGGGATATAGGAATTATTCATGAATAAGAATGTGTTAAATTATCGAAAAGATTCTAACTGGAAAAGTTAACTCTTAAATTATTCAAGATAGTTTTACCAATGTTTTGCGGTTATTTCATTCTAGGGGGCACGTTATCAAAAGTGAAAAATTGTACATTTAGACACATTCTAATTGATTACCTGTACGTTAAGAGATAAAATGCTGTTTTGCCCAGAAAATCCTATGTTGTTGAACATAGATATATAATAAAAAACCGACATAAAACCATTCTTTTCTATGTGAAAGAGAGCATCAGTATCCGGCGTTAGATAGAAGTGTTCAGCTTCTTGTTTCGTATAATATTTATATTAGAAAATAATAATATATATGTTTTTTAATTTTGATAATAGCAGATGTAGTTTGATGATATGTAAATACAATGAGAAAGGTAAAGGAGCACAGCATGATTCGTATGGCATTAAGGGCATTTAAAATACAAATGTATTATTTGCTAGGCGTGATGTTATTAGGATGGGGTATGACGCCTTTTTCGGCCCAATTTTTAGGTGCAAGCATTGGCTTGCTTGTTAGTATGTATTGTGTTTGGATTTTAGGAAGGCGTATTGAAAAGTTTGGAGATAGCATTGTAAAAAAAGAAAGAGCACCGACGCTTGGTATGATTAACCGATTTGCAGCAGCGATACTCGGTGCGATTATTATGTATGAGATTGAACACCATAGGATCATATGGACATTTGCTGCCGGAATTATGGGTGGTTATTTTTTAATTGTGATTAATTTAGGATATTATAGCATGAAAGATGCGAAGAAATAGATTAGCATAAAACTTTTTTTGGGGCACGGCACATCACCATCAAGCTAAGAAAAGCGAATACCCCAAAACGAAAAAATTGACATCTCCGGGTGAAAATGTACAATTTTTTTGTTTTGGGGCGTTATAAAATTCTTAAGTTGATGAGCATGTGGTGCTACCCCAAGTAGGGAAGAGGTATACAATATTTAAAGAAATAATTATGTAACTCGAAATTAACAGGGGGATTAATATGACTGTAGTATGTTTAGTTAGACATGGCGAAACAGATTGGAATGTTGAGGGAAGAGATGGATGTGAAGTTTCTACTGAACAAGCAATTGGTTTTGCCACAATGTTGGGATTAAAAATCAAAGAATAAGATACTTATTCAAATGCATTAAAAAGCTAAGTTTATAAGTATTAGAAATGAATTGGAAATTTATTTTATAATTAGTTGCGGATCTGTAAGTTTTATTGAAAGATGTTGTATTAAGTAGGTATAATTCTGTCAATCTACAACAAACAAGGAGGCTTTTGTTTTTAATGCAAACTTATTTTTTATTAGTTTACATAAGAAATATTATCGGTAGTTATAAAATTAACAAAAATCTATATCTCAAAATATATAGTGATGTTATATTATTGAGATGAGAAATGTTGAAATTTGAAAAATACATAGTGATTTAATCTCTAACTCATTTTTATAGTAAGCCCACCGTTTGTATGGTTGAGCTTACTTATTTGTTCATATTTAATTAGTCGTTTCTAAAATGTCTATCCATTTATTTTTTTCTCAAAATTCCTTTGGAATCTCAAAACGAAGAGTATTCTTAGATTTTGAGATATTAGAGATAAAAAATGATTCCGAACCCCCTTCTTATTTTACCTATCTCACGAAATCAATAAAAAGACATCTTCAGAATATTTTTATCAAAAGTTAAGAAAATAATTATGAAACACTATAATTATACGATGTATTATAATGTCACACATTATATAGGGTTAAAAGGAAAGGATAGATGAACAGGAGTTCGTTGTGTTCGTTTGTTTTTTTACCCTTTATCATCCCTTAACAACAAATAAGACGCTAAACCGATCACGGTAGCGCCTAACGAAATAACTATAGAATTAATCATTAATAAGTATATCTGGCCCCTGCCTCAACATATATGCAAAACTAGAAATAAACACTATGCAAAATATAATAATAGAAGGCCACATATTAAAATAAAATCCCTTACCTGCAATTAATCCGTATATGTTTTGGAACAAGAAATTAGCACCTAAGATAATTCCCCCTAATATCGAACTGACCACAATGCTGATTAAATAAAATTTAAATTTCTGAAACATTTTCCCTCTAACCCTTTTCTAAAATCAACTTTATTTAGTCCGTTTTAGAAAATTATACCACTTTCTTTTTTTATACCCTTAAATCTAGATACATTTAAGGATATTTTAAGAAAAGGAAGTGGAA is part of the Bacillus pseudomycoides genome and encodes:
- the pssA gene encoding CDP-diacylglycerol--serine O-phosphatidyltransferase; this translates as MSYIPSMITIANFICGLLAIYSVLVHDIYLGVTFIFTGMFFDLFDGMIARKLDSVSEIGRELDLFADLVTFGVAPSILAYSVALNGLQFIGILCALAYSICGMLRLARFNIQQSKLPTFIGIPIPFAAMCLVILCFLNNPILLALGTCVLSYLMVSKIKFPHLKKHMSEEMKSERWN
- a CDS encoding MarR family winged helix-turn-helix transcriptional regulator; this encodes MTSSYKEVITEMNRAYNELNILLSQELKSEFGLTGQQENMIFYIHLNKNTTANNIATTFNISKSAVSQVLSKLEKHNMISKHVNPNNKREYFLTLGPNGSKYIERLSQLDDLLIEKYFSKIDIEALQQMTDTLIKINQIILEEKKKTLEPK
- a CDS encoding ATP synthase subunit I, encoding MIRMALRAFKIQMYYLLGVMLLGWGMTPFSAQFLGASIGLLVSMYCVWILGRRIEKFGDSIVKKERAPTLGMINRFAAAILGAIIMYEIEHHRIIWTFAAGIMGGYFLIVINLGYYSMKDAKK
- a CDS encoding histidine phosphatase family protein, which gives rise to MTVVCLVRHGETDWNVEGRDGCEVSTEQAIGFATMLGLKIKE